One Candidatus Paceibacterota bacterium genomic region harbors:
- a CDS encoding MBL fold metallo-hydrolase encodes MKGNYLKFFTKKHYAKLAFLLGLCVSVFFFAYVLSHELRQGKLTISFLDVGQGDSIYIESPVGNHALIDAGPGSIVLRRLGNELPFYDRRIDFVMETHPDLDHSGGMPSVLSRDDVGALMVSPGNSLNKQEQLVERIAKTEEIPVVIAKRGQVVDLGGGATLRILFPDRYIEGGDTNDKSIVSELIYGKTRVLMTADEPQAVENYLASLDGDNLKADILKLGHHGSKTATGEALLGYVKPSFAIISVGKDNKYGHPNKETLDKLAKFGVPYLRTDEQGTITFVSDGNTIAQKK; translated from the coding sequence ATGAAAGGAAATTACCTGAAATTCTTCACAAAAAAGCACTACGCTAAACTAGCTTTTCTTCTCGGGCTTTGCGTATCGGTATTTTTCTTTGCTTATGTATTATCCCACGAGTTAAGACAAGGCAAACTGACTATCTCGTTCCTAGACGTCGGCCAAGGCGACTCTATATATATTGAGTCACCGGTGGGGAATCATGCGCTCATCGATGCCGGCCCGGGTAGTATCGTCTTGCGCAGGCTTGGCAATGAATTGCCATTCTATGATCGCCGTATCGACTTCGTGATGGAGACGCACCCCGACTTAGACCATTCCGGCGGTATGCCAAGCGTGCTGTCGCGCGATGATGTCGGCGCCTTGATGGTGTCGCCCGGCAATTCTCTTAATAAACAAGAACAACTCGTTGAACGAATTGCCAAGACAGAGGAGATACCGGTCGTTATCGCCAAACGCGGGCAAGTAGTTGACCTCGGCGGGGGAGCAACGTTGCGAATATTATTCCCCGACAGATACATAGAAGGCGGTGACACTAATGATAAATCCATTGTGTCAGAATTGATTTACGGCAAAACTCGCGTGCTTATGACCGCCGACGAACCGCAAGCGGTCGAAAATTATCTCGCATCGCTAGACGGCGATAATCTTAAGGCCGATATTTTAAAATTGGGTCATCACGGTTCTAAGACCGCAACCGGCGAAGCACTGCTTGGATATGTTAAACCCTCATTCGCTATTATTTCTGTCGGTAAAGACAATAAATACGGTCATCCGAATAAAGAAACGTTGGATAAGCTCGCGAAATTCGGCGTCCCGTACTTACGCACGGATGAGCAGGGTACAATAACCTTCGTCTCCGACGGTAATACTATC
- a CDS encoding ComEC/Rec2 family competence protein, protein MRVYVYTACVGFVAGIFVAYFLALGWSVGIFLLLLALILPFVSRERAVLITAVFLIATSLGIFRYEFWQVNQPALLPAQSVNIQAVVNDEPVEQDTGMRLTLKFTDDSMFKNKEAVVTLNGPQEFTYGDLISIKGNLTAVEATNVTDYWKEYLKLRGIQYEFKYASVSKIKSGAGNSAFSFLYGIKHTFLNKISELLPEPESSLVAGILIGARTTIGKEVLAEFNQTGVSHVVAISGYNITIIANAIGAVILYFGIPTAIGLGLSGVMIVLFVIMTGLSASAVRAAVMSVILLLAQKEGRTYDAGTALVVTALLMSLWNPLTPLYDFSFQLSFLAAAGIIWLSPVVGRLLVRAPALYGVKEILTGTIAAEAMIMPLIIYKTGIVSLISLLANILILPVVPTLMLLGAIMIVLGFIAYPVAFIALVPTHILLLYVLRVVSLAAHLPFAYLQIASLPTALMLIWYLAMLCLILYERKLPEILHKKALR, encoded by the coding sequence ATGCGTGTTTACGTTTACACTGCCTGCGTCGGATTCGTCGCAGGTATTTTTGTTGCCTATTTTCTCGCGCTCGGCTGGTCTGTGGGGATTTTCTTGCTTCTGCTTGCGCTCATATTACCGTTCGTATCGCGCGAACGAGCAGTGCTTATTACCGCAGTATTTCTAATCGCCACAAGTCTCGGTATCTTTCGTTATGAATTCTGGCAGGTGAATCAACCCGCACTTCTACCGGCGCAAAGTGTGAATATACAGGCAGTAGTTAATGACGAACCGGTAGAGCAAGACACCGGTATGCGGCTAACGCTTAAGTTTACTGACGACTCTATGTTTAAAAATAAAGAGGCCGTGGTGACATTAAACGGCCCGCAGGAATTTACTTACGGTGATCTGATCTCCATAAAAGGTAATTTAACTGCAGTTGAGGCGACCAACGTGACGGATTATTGGAAGGAATACTTAAAACTCCGCGGTATTCAGTATGAGTTTAAATATGCGAGCGTATCGAAAATAAAGAGCGGTGCAGGCAATTCTGCATTTTCTTTTCTTTACGGAATCAAGCATACATTCCTAAATAAAATATCAGAACTTCTGCCGGAGCCGGAGTCGTCGCTCGTCGCCGGCATCTTGATCGGTGCGCGTACGACGATAGGCAAAGAGGTACTTGCCGAATTCAATCAGACAGGCGTCTCGCATGTGGTCGCCATATCGGGTTACAACATTACGATAATTGCGAATGCTATCGGAGCAGTCATTTTATATTTCGGTATACCCACGGCTATCGGCCTCGGCCTAAGCGGGGTAATGATTGTTTTGTTCGTCATTATGACCGGGCTTTCTGCCTCGGCTGTGCGTGCGGCAGTGATGTCTGTGATACTTTTGCTCGCGCAAAAAGAAGGCAGGACATATGATGCCGGCACGGCACTTGTGGTCACGGCACTGCTAATGTCTCTTTGGAATCCGCTTACGCCTCTTTATGATTTCTCATTCCAACTCTCTTTCCTCGCTGCCGCCGGCATTATCTGGCTCTCGCCGGTTGTTGGTCGTTTGCTCGTACGCGCACCAGCGCTCTACGGAGTCAAAGAAATTCTTACGGGCACAATTGCGGCCGAGGCTATGATAATGCCACTCATTATATATAAGACGGGGATAGTGTCTCTCATCTCGCTTCTCGCCAATATTCTTATCCTGCCTGTCGTCCCGACATTAATGCTCTTGGGCGCAATAATGATCGTGCTCGGCTTCATTGCATATCCGGTCGCATTCATTGCGCTCGTGCCGACTCACATTTTGCTTTTGTACGTTTTACGAGTTGTGTCGCTCGCCGCTCATCTGCCGTTCGCGTATTTGCAAATCGCTTCATTGCCTACGGCATTAATGCTTATCTGGTATCTGGCCATGCTATGCTTGATATTGTATGAAAGGAAATTACCTGAAATTCTTCACAAAAAAGCACTACGCTAA
- a CDS encoding ribonuclease HI family protein, protein MVVQKLIIYTDGASRNNQVKDKAVAGAGAYITDADGKVLKECTEYLGNQTNNFAEYQAIILGLTEAKKIVGAAAKDTHLDVRMDSELAVRQLNGLYRVKHPVLREQFDRVMTIASHFPHITFTHVPREKNKEADRLSNEAIDNHKA, encoded by the coding sequence ATGGTCGTGCAAAAGTTAATTATCTATACCGACGGGGCTTCGCGGAATAATCAAGTGAAAGATAAAGCCGTTGCCGGGGCGGGGGCTTATATTACTGATGCTGACGGGAAGGTACTTAAAGAATGCACAGAATATCTTGGTAACCAGACGAATAATTTTGCCGAATATCAGGCTATTATTCTGGGGCTGACTGAAGCTAAGAAGATCGTAGGCGCTGCGGCGAAGGATACGCACCTGGATGTGCGGATGGACTCCGAGCTCGCTGTGCGGCAGTTGAATGGGCTCTATCGCGTGAAGCATCCGGTCTTGCGTGAACAGTTCGACCGCGTGATGACGATTGCCAGCCACTTTCCGCACATTACCTTTACCCACGTCCCGCGCGAAAAGAATAAAGAAGCCGACCGGCTCTCGAACGAGGCTATTGATAATCATAAGGCGTAG